Proteins encoded together in one bacterium window:
- the nuoK gene encoding NADH-quinone oxidoreductase subunit NuoK produces the protein MPLNYYLILGGILFTIGVVGVLTQRNAIMVFMCIELMLNAANLTFVAFSAFLNDVTGQIFVFFVMAVAAAEAAVGLAIIVAIFRNKLTVNINEINILKW, from the coding sequence ATGCCTTTAAACTATTATTTAATACTTGGTGGAATACTTTTTACAATTGGTGTTGTTGGAGTTTTGACTCAACGAAATGCAATAATGGTTTTTATGTGTATTGAATTAATGTTGAATGCAGCAAACTTAACCTTTGTTGCCTTCTCAGCTTTTCTAAACGATGTGACCGGGCAAATATTTGTGTTTTTTGTAATGGCTGTAGCTGCGGCTGAAGCGGCGGTAGGATTAGCAATCATTGTTGCAATCTTTCGTAACAAGCTTACGGTGAACATCAATGAAATAAATATATTGAAATGGTAA
- a CDS encoding NADH-quinone oxidoreductase subunit M gives MQYQFLEIGYLTWITFLPLIGMVVVMLIPRSKTNTVKWTVLITTMLQLVVAVFIWINFDPSLTGINDPNGFQYIEKARWIDIEGFAWIGNVAIDYFVGIDGLALPMIMLTAIISFIGVIASWNINKSIKGYFALYLMLDTGMMGVFVALDFFLFYLFWELTLLPMYFLIGIWGGPRREYAAIKFFIYTLLGSVLILLVIIGLYASVRVLDPISGLNIHTFNMLDMMNPKNFVPGSLLAGIGTYWRSVAFIALFIGFAIKVPVFPFHTWLPDAHVEAPTAISVILAGVLLKLGGYGLLRISYSIFPDMMLSYAFPMALLGMINIIYGAFCAMAQKDFKKMIAYSSISHMGIVLIGISALNSMGVIGGVIQMFNHGIVTAMLFLIVGVIYDRTHTRGMDDFGGLAKQMPVYTGVTTIAFFAAIGLPGLNVFVSELFSYIGAFQSFFWIAILSTTGIVLGAAYMLGGFQRIFFGQLPDKWNTLTDVDKRETIMFVPLIIIIILLGVYPSIIIDPINSSLNHFVDFVQKTGIGLVVTK, from the coding sequence ATGCAATATCAATTCTTAGAAATCGGATATCTAACCTGGATCACTTTTCTTCCTCTAATAGGTATGGTCGTTGTGATGCTGATTCCAAGAAGTAAGACAAATACAGTTAAATGGACTGTGCTGATAACAACAATGCTTCAACTTGTTGTTGCAGTATTTATCTGGATAAATTTTGACCCGTCTCTTACCGGCATAAATGATCCTAATGGATTCCAGTATATAGAGAAAGCCAGGTGGATTGATATAGAAGGTTTTGCGTGGATAGGTAACGTAGCTATTGATTACTTCGTGGGAATTGATGGTCTTGCTTTACCAATGATTATGCTTACAGCTATTATTTCATTCATCGGAGTTATTGCTTCCTGGAATATCAATAAATCAATAAAAGGATATTTTGCTCTTTATCTTATGCTCGATACTGGAATGATGGGAGTCTTTGTTGCGCTCGACTTTTTTCTATTTTATCTTTTCTGGGAATTAACTCTCCTTCCAATGTATTTTCTGATTGGTATTTGGGGCGGTCCCAGACGCGAATATGCAGCTATTAAATTTTTCATCTATACTCTGCTTGGTTCAGTCCTAATTTTACTTGTAATTATAGGATTATATGCTAGTGTTAGAGTGCTCGATCCAATTTCCGGGCTTAACATTCATACCTTTAATATGCTTGATATGATGAATCCCAAAAATTTTGTACCTGGTTCTTTACTTGCGGGGATTGGAACATATTGGAGATCCGTTGCCTTTATTGCATTGTTTATTGGTTTTGCTATAAAGGTTCCTGTATTTCCTTTCCACACCTGGCTGCCGGATGCTCACGTTGAAGCTCCCACAGCAATTAGCGTTATACTTGCGGGTGTTTTATTAAAGCTGGGCGGCTACGGCTTATTAAGAATCAGTTACTCAATCTTTCCTGATATGATGCTTAGTTACGCTTTCCCTATGGCATTACTAGGAATGATAAATATAATCTATGGTGCTTTCTGCGCTATGGCTCAGAAAGATTTTAAAAAGATGATTGCATACTCGAGTATAAGCCATATGGGAATAGTTCTTATTGGAATTTCAGCACTAAATTCAATGGGAGTAATCGGCGGTGTTATTCAAATGTTTAACCACGGCATTGTTACGGCTATGCTGTTCTTAATAGTAGGAGTAATTTATGACAGGACACATACACGTGGTATGGACGATTTTGGCGGATTAGCTAAGCAAATGCCTGTTTATACCGGTGTTACCACTATTGCCTTTTTTGCTGCAATAGGTTTACCTGGTCTTAATGTATTTGTAAGCGAGCTCTTCTCATATATTGGTGCATTTCAATCATTCTTTTGGATTGCAATTTTATCCACCACAGGAATTGTTTTAGGTGCAGCTTATATGTTAGGTGGCTTTCAGCGTATTTTCTTTGGGCAACTTCCTGATAAATGGAATACACTGACCGATGTTGATAAAAGAGAAACTATTATGTTCGTGCCACTTATAATAATTATAATATTACTTGGTGTATACCCATCAATTATTATTGATCCGATAAATTCTTCATTAAACCATTTTGTTGATTTCGTTCAAAAAACGGGTATAGGTTTAGTAGTTACTAAATAG
- a CDS encoding trypsin-like peptidase domain-containing protein produces MSNYQNTKLNKAYLLIIFIAALLGAATGGFIVYWITSSNSANQTFVNNDKVKILPQHIESLPTVDVETAVTRAVEKVSPAVVTVINNLTEVRRGFFGSQRIQRRGFGSGVIVSEDGYIITNNHVVEGFNSLEVILSDGKTLLAEYIGGDKFADVAVIKVEGSWNNFAQLGNSDILKPGETVIAMGSPLGEFQNTVTVGVVSALGRAIETSQQFSMEDLIQTDAAINRGNSGGPLVNLAGQVVGINTLIVRGSGYSGDIAEGLGFSIASNTVDAVAKQLIAQGYVARPYLGINWLPINPPLAERYSLPTEWGVYISEISQSSPAYKSGLRINDIITQIADEEINEKNPFINILLKHKPGEKVKVKYYRDDNEKSAVVTLGKAER; encoded by the coding sequence ATGTCAAATTATCAAAATACAAAACTAAATAAAGCTTACTTATTAATTATTTTCATAGCCGCATTGTTAGGAGCTGCAACCGGCGGTTTCATTGTTTATTGGATAACTTCCTCAAACTCTGCAAACCAAACTTTCGTAAATAATGATAAAGTAAAAATACTTCCCCAACATATAGAATCACTTCCCACTGTTGATGTTGAAACTGCTGTAACGCGTGCTGTTGAAAAGGTGAGTCCGGCTGTTGTTACAGTAATAAATAATTTAACTGAAGTAAGGAGAGGTTTCTTTGGAAGTCAAAGAATTCAAAGGAGAGGTTTCGGATCAGGTGTTATTGTTTCAGAAGATGGTTATATAATTACCAATAATCACGTAGTTGAGGGATTTAATTCTCTTGAAGTAATATTAAGTGACGGAAAAACTCTTCTCGCTGAATATATCGGCGGTGATAAGTTTGCAGATGTTGCAGTTATTAAAGTTGAAGGTAGCTGGAACAATTTTGCTCAATTAGGGAACTCTGATATACTTAAGCCGGGTGAAACTGTCATCGCTATGGGCTCACCACTTGGTGAGTTTCAAAATACTGTTACTGTGGGAGTAGTAAGCGCACTCGGTAGAGCTATAGAAACATCACAACAATTTTCGATGGAAGATTTAATTCAAACTGATGCAGCAATTAACCGCGGCAACTCCGGCGGTCCTTTGGTAAACTTAGCCGGACAGGTTGTTGGGATAAATACTTTGATAGTAAGAGGCAGCGGTTATTCCGGGGATATCGCTGAAGGGCTTGGTTTTTCAATAGCATCCAATACTGTTGATGCTGTGGCTAAGCAGCTTATAGCGCAAGGTTATGTAGCAAGACCTTACCTCGGAATAAACTGGCTGCCAATTAATCCGCCGTTAGCTGAAAGATATTCTTTGCCCACAGAATGGGGAGTTTATATTTCAGAAATCAGCCAGAGTTCACCAGCATATAAAAGTGGACTTAGAATCAACGATATTATTACGCAAATAGCCGATGAAGAAATAAATGAAAAGAATCCATTCATTAATATTTTATTAAAGCACAAGCCGGGTGAAAAAGTAAAAGTAAAGTATTACAGAGATGATAATGAAAAAAGTGCTGTGGTAACCTTAGGTAAAGCAGAGAGATAA
- a CDS encoding MFS transporter: MNKNLFYIYLSIFLVYVGYGLTLPLLPFFVERMSSSVMSQEDVSLHVGMITGIFALMQVLFAPLWGKFSDNIGRKPLFSIGLIGTALSIFIFGISSNLYWLYSSRMLGGIFSAAVIPVASSYVSDLSPIENRGKVLAWIGGASAIGATVGPAAASFLSNINLPVYSVSNFSFDEFSIPFTSISILLGFNLFLIKQLPEISNIDSSGFAVSIPKKVDPGKSREIPFSGEEVSIFSIVKSIRFLLILSFVSQYSLMLFEATFSLHAKYLINYGTLELGIIYSFCGGIMGIAQSFFIGHLIDKKGEKVLMPFGFLLTAVGIFSLMLFENLFLIILSVTILSVGISSITPSLSSLITKKFPQNTGSALGVQNSVDNLGKGIGAILGGILFALNIHLPFLSAGVLLLIIAFRLFRNFNNYKSGRA, encoded by the coding sequence ATGAATAAAAATCTTTTCTATATCTATCTCTCAATTTTTTTAGTTTATGTTGGATACGGATTGACTCTTCCATTACTTCCATTCTTTGTAGAACGAATGTCATCGTCTGTAATGAGTCAGGAAGATGTTTCACTACATGTTGGAATGATAACCGGAATATTTGCATTGATGCAGGTTTTGTTTGCACCTCTTTGGGGAAAGTTTTCGGATAATATTGGAAGGAAACCATTATTTTCTATCGGCTTAATTGGCACTGCATTATCAATCTTTATTTTTGGAATAAGCAGCAATTTATACTGGCTTTATTCATCAAGAATGTTGGGTGGAATATTTTCTGCGGCTGTAATTCCGGTTGCAAGCTCTTATGTATCCGATTTATCTCCCATAGAAAACAGGGGGAAAGTGTTAGCGTGGATTGGAGGTGCAAGTGCAATAGGTGCAACTGTTGGTCCGGCAGCAGCATCTTTTCTTTCCAATATTAATTTACCGGTTTATTCCGTTTCTAATTTTTCTTTTGATGAATTCTCTATTCCGTTTACTTCAATATCAATACTGTTGGGCTTCAACTTATTTTTAATAAAACAATTACCGGAAATTTCAAATATAGATTCTTCAGGTTTTGCCGTTTCAATTCCTAAAAAAGTTGATCCCGGCAAGTCGAGAGAAATCCCGTTCAGCGGGGAAGAGGTAAGCATTTTTAGTATTGTTAAGAGTATAAGATTTCTTTTAATACTTTCTTTCGTAAGCCAGTATTCGTTAATGTTGTTTGAAGCAACCTTTTCACTGCACGCAAAATATTTGATTAACTACGGCACACTGGAGCTTGGAATAATATATAGTTTTTGCGGAGGAATAATGGGGATAGCTCAAAGTTTTTTTATAGGGCACTTAATTGATAAAAAAGGAGAAAAAGTTTTGATGCCCTTTGGCTTCTTGCTAACCGCTGTTGGAATTTTTTCTCTTATGTTATTTGAAAATTTATTTCTAATCATATTAAGTGTTACTATACTTTCGGTAGGCATTTCTTCAATTACTCCTTCACTTTCCTCATTAATAACAAAAAAATTTCCTCAAAATACAGGTTCTGCCTTAGGCGTTCAGAATTCTGTTGATAATCTTGGTAAAGGAATTGGAGCAATATTGGGAGGGATACTTTTTGCACTGAATATTCATTTGCCATTTTTATCTGCGGGAGTGCTGCTGTTAATAATAGCTTTTAGATTGTTTAGAAATTTTAATAATTATAAATCTGGGAGAGCTTGA
- a CDS encoding DUF302 domain-containing protein: MSYYFLKKLQLQFEDAIEKVTEALKQEGFGILTEIDVKETLKKKLDVDFRPYKILGACNPPFAHKALEAENKIGTMLPCNVIVQQLEGGVEVAAVDPVASMVAVKNDQLNEIASTIRNKLRSVIESL, encoded by the coding sequence ATGTCTTACTATTTTTTAAAAAAACTTCAATTGCAGTTTGAAGACGCAATTGAAAAAGTAACCGAAGCTTTAAAGCAAGAAGGATTTGGAATACTTACTGAAATTGATGTAAAGGAAACATTAAAGAAAAAATTAGACGTGGATTTTCGTCCTTACAAAATTCTTGGTGCCTGCAACCCGCCCTTTGCGCACAAAGCGCTTGAAGCAGAAAATAAAATAGGCACTATGCTTCCCTGCAATGTAATTGTTCAGCAACTTGAAGGCGGAGTTGAGGTTGCGGCTGTAGACCCGGTTGCCTCTATGGTGGCAGTGAAAAATGATCAGCTGAACGAAATAGCCTCAACTATACGGAATAAACTCAGGAGTGTAATAGAAAGTTTATAA
- a CDS encoding SHOCT domain-containing protein produces the protein MMNGFGGMWFGWIFWIIIIGLVIYLIVRFTNQKNSGTGQISNETPLDVLKKRYARGEISKEEFDSMRKDLQ, from the coding sequence ATGATGAACGGATTTGGCGGAATGTGGTTCGGTTGGATTTTCTGGATAATTATAATCGGTTTGGTAATTTATTTAATAGTAAGATTCACAAACCAAAAAAACAGCGGAACCGGACAAATTAGCAATGAAACACCGCTCGATGTATTAAAGAAACGATATGCACGCGGAGAAATATCTAAAGAAGAATTTGATAGTATGAGGAAGGATTTACAGTAA
- a CDS encoding methyltransferase domain-containing protein: protein MSDDKKTEKIKHRYNRISNLFDLVEKPMENMFSKHRKEMLTNANGKVLEVGAGTGKNFKYYPDNVEVTAIDFSPKMVKIASSKAAVQKNIKNVLEMDVEHMTFKDNTFDTVVTSCVFCSVPHPVQGLKEIRRVCKKGGKILMLEHVKSNKPVIAPLMDILNPIPLHIYGANINRDTIKYLRKAGFESMSVKNLWLDILKLIIITNNKVLV, encoded by the coding sequence ATGTCTGATGATAAAAAAACAGAAAAAATAAAACATCGGTACAACAGGATTTCAAATTTATTTGATCTCGTTGAAAAACCGATGGAGAATATGTTTTCGAAACACCGGAAAGAAATGCTTACTAATGCTAACGGCAAAGTCCTGGAAGTAGGAGCCGGAACAGGTAAGAATTTTAAATATTACCCTGATAATGTTGAGGTTACTGCTATAGACTTTAGCCCGAAGATGGTTAAGATTGCATCATCAAAAGCTGCAGTGCAAAAAAATATAAAGAATGTTTTAGAAATGGATGTTGAGCATATGACTTTTAAGGATAATACCTTTGATACGGTTGTAACCTCATGTGTATTCTGTTCTGTTCCCCATCCGGTACAAGGACTAAAAGAAATCAGAAGAGTGTGTAAGAAGGGAGGCAAAATTTTAATGCTTGAACATGTAAAAAGCAATAAGCCGGTCATTGCCCCGTTAATGGATATTCTAAATCCTATTCCCCTTCATATATATGGTGCAAATATTAATCGTGATACGATTAAGTATCTCCGCAAAGCCGGTTTTGAGAGTATGTCTGTCAAGAATCTTTGGCTTGATATTTTGAAACTGATAATTATAACAAATAATAAAGTGTTAGTATGA
- a CDS encoding multicopper oxidase domain-containing protein: MKNLKVSRKKFLKFTGGSTTLLFLPNFFLNACENEAEPNRKADPSFTPDIEIELTAHETSVPILPGNKTKVWKYSASVIKGRKDSVQILDNNYLGPIFRLNKGEKIRVIFKNEVDEITIVHWHGLHVPPEMDGHPKYVIDKGEKYVYEFEVKDRAGTYWFHPHPHELTGPQVYSGLAGLFIISEKEEKKLNLPSGDDEIPIIIQDRTFDNENQLVYLNYPMDRMMGFLGDEIIINGKQNFSLNLDTKAYRMRLLNGSNSRIYKLAWSDGTPLTVIGTDGGLLEKPVQKDYLTFGPAERFDIIVDLSNKEPGDKIKLVSLPFPSTFSGMGGMMRGMMGGNNNINDMGTRLELFSIDIEKKVNQQFNLPSKLSAIKKADPPKAVNFDNPRKFVFGMGGHMRWTINNKTFEMTEVADWEKVKLNTTEIWEFINGGGGRGMMGGMMQMPHPVHIHSLQFKIIERINDGGFSESFNSLKDGFVDEGWKDSFLLLPGTKVKVLLRFEDFKGMYLYHCHNLEHEDMGMMRNYLIE; the protein is encoded by the coding sequence ATGAAAAACTTAAAAGTAAGCAGGAAAAAATTTTTGAAATTCACGGGAGGGTCAACAACGCTTCTATTCCTACCAAATTTTTTTCTTAATGCGTGCGAAAACGAAGCAGAACCCAACCGCAAAGCAGATCCCAGCTTTACACCCGATATAGAAATAGAGTTAACAGCCCATGAAACCAGTGTACCGATTTTACCGGGCAATAAAACAAAAGTATGGAAGTATTCCGCTTCAGTTATTAAAGGAAGAAAGGATTCCGTGCAAATATTAGATAATAATTATCTGGGTCCTATTTTCCGATTAAATAAAGGTGAAAAGATAAGAGTAATCTTTAAGAACGAAGTCGACGAAATAACGATAGTTCACTGGCACGGCTTGCATGTTCCTCCGGAAATGGATGGTCATCCCAAATACGTAATCGATAAAGGTGAAAAGTATGTTTATGAGTTTGAGGTTAAAGATCGCGCCGGTACCTATTGGTTTCATCCTCATCCGCATGAATTAACAGGACCACAAGTTTACAGTGGTTTAGCCGGACTCTTCATCATTTCCGAAAAAGAAGAAAAGAAATTAAATCTTCCTTCCGGCGATGATGAAATACCAATTATTATTCAAGACAGAACATTTGATAACGAGAATCAACTTGTTTATTTGAATTATCCAATGGATAGAATGATGGGTTTCCTGGGTGACGAAATTATTATTAACGGTAAACAGAATTTTTCACTTAATCTTGATACAAAAGCTTACAGAATGCGGTTACTGAATGGATCAAATTCCAGAATTTATAAACTTGCTTGGAGCGACGGCACTCCTTTGACAGTAATCGGAACAGACGGTGGACTGCTTGAAAAACCGGTACAAAAAGATTACTTAACATTCGGACCTGCAGAAAGATTTGATATCATTGTTGATCTATCAAATAAAGAACCGGGAGATAAGATCAAACTTGTTAGTCTCCCCTTCCCGTCAACTTTTTCCGGTATGGGCGGCATGATGCGCGGAATGATGGGAGGCAATAATAATATTAATGATATGGGAACAAGACTGGAATTATTTTCAATTGATATAGAAAAGAAAGTTAATCAACAATTTAATTTACCTTCCAAACTCTCTGCAATAAAGAAAGCAGATCCTCCAAAAGCAGTTAATTTTGATAATCCACGTAAATTCGTTTTCGGCATGGGCGGTCATATGAGATGGACTATTAACAACAAAACATTCGAAATGACCGAAGTAGCCGATTGGGAGAAAGTAAAATTAAATACTACTGAAATCTGGGAGTTCATTAACGGCGGAGGAGGACGCGGTATGATGGGTGGTATGATGCAGATGCCTCATCCCGTTCATATCCACAGTTTACAGTTCAAAATTATTGAGCGAATTAATGATGGCGGTTTTAGTGAATCTTTCAATTCACTTAAGGATGGTTTCGTTGATGAAGGATGGAAGGATAGTTTTTTACTTTTACCTGGTACAAAAGTTAAAGTTTTGTTGAGATTTGAAGATTTTAAAGGAATGTACTTATATCACTGCCATAATCTGGAACACGAAGACATGGGAATGATGAGAAATTATTTAATCGAATAA
- a CDS encoding thioredoxin family protein — translation MEILILATKDCSHRPILEKKLKEMSVNYQLKFVEDDSKAVDEYQIRNSPNIIIDGKVVFRASPEASLPTDEELKNYLKGK, via the coding sequence ATGGAAATATTAATTTTAGCAACGAAAGATTGCTCACACAGACCAATTTTAGAAAAAAAACTTAAGGAGATGAGTGTTAATTATCAGTTGAAATTTGTTGAAGACGATTCCAAAGCTGTAGACGAATATCAGATTCGGAATTCCCCAAATATAATTATTGATGGTAAGGTTGTCTTTCGCGCATCTCCAGAGGCATCATTACCTACAGATGAGGAATTGAAGAATTATCTTAAAGGGAAATGA
- a CDS encoding permease — MEDSVQSFWQMYGEAVKTSLGFFWKAGWAFILGYGISAMIQAFIPKGKLTPYMGKANFKSVSISTIFGSASSSCSFAALAAARALFMKGAHFVSTVAFMFASTNLVIELGILILIFLGWQFLAAEIIGGLLLIIISSLLIKLTYPKKWIEAAKEKVKAQNVAGEDNFDWKKRIRSKSGWYLVGNKFVSDWKMVWEEILIGFTIAGFIAVFVPASVWGIIFLQGMENELPTWLITVENALVAPFVAAATFIGSMGNIPLATVLNSNGILFVGIMGFIYSDLMVPPLVMINAKYYGKRVALYIAFIMYISIVTTALILHYLFALLSLTPQSSKRIDDISQFAFDYTFYLNVIFVAVTVVFIWLSKKHKETMDTSKPMKMEGSSVYKRIVALSFTAILIVGIFIYLLK, encoded by the coding sequence ATGGAAGATTCTGTACAATCATTTTGGCAAATGTACGGTGAAGCAGTAAAAACTTCATTGGGATTTTTTTGGAAAGCCGGTTGGGCTTTTATTTTAGGTTATGGAATAAGTGCTATGATTCAGGCTTTTATTCCTAAAGGAAAACTTACCCCATATATGGGCAAAGCAAACTTTAAAAGTGTTTCCATTTCTACAATTTTTGGCTCTGCTTCTTCGTCTTGTTCATTTGCGGCACTCGCTGCTGCACGAGCATTATTTATGAAGGGTGCTCATTTTGTTTCCACAGTTGCTTTTATGTTTGCTTCAACTAATCTTGTAATTGAACTCGGTATTTTAATACTCATTTTTCTTGGTTGGCAGTTTCTTGCTGCTGAAATCATAGGGGGTTTATTATTAATTATAATAAGTTCGTTATTAATTAAACTAACTTATCCTAAAAAATGGATAGAAGCAGCAAAGGAAAAAGTTAAAGCGCAGAATGTTGCTGGGGAAGATAATTTTGATTGGAAAAAAAGAATTCGTTCGAAGAGTGGGTGGTATTTAGTTGGTAATAAATTTGTGTCTGATTGGAAAATGGTGTGGGAAGAAATATTAATCGGATTTACGATTGCAGGTTTTATAGCAGTGTTTGTTCCTGCTTCTGTCTGGGGAATAATATTTCTTCAGGGAATGGAAAATGAATTACCAACCTGGCTCATAACTGTTGAAAATGCTCTAGTTGCACCTTTTGTTGCTGCTGCTACATTTATCGGTTCGATGGGTAATATTCCACTTGCCACTGTTTTAAATAGTAATGGAATTCTCTTTGTTGGTATCATGGGTTTTATTTATTCTGATTTAATGGTTCCGCCACTGGTAATGATAAATGCAAAATATTACGGTAAAAGAGTTGCTTTATATATTGCTTTTATAATGTACATAAGTATTGTAACAACTGCACTCATACTTCACTATCTATTTGCCCTCCTTTCATTGACTCCACAGAGTTCTAAAAGAATAGATGATATCTCACAGTTTGCATTTGATTATACCTTCTATTTGAATGTAATATTTGTAGCTGTAACAGTTGTTTTTATTTGGCTTTCAAAAAAACACAAAGAAACTATGGATACATCAAAACCTATGAAGATGGAAGGAAGTTCTGTATACAAAAGAATTGTTGCTCTTTCTTTTACAGCAATTTTAATAGTTGGTATTTTTATTTACCTGTTAAAATAA
- a CDS encoding YHS domain-containing protein — MTHDPVCGMEVKTPSEYYIDLDGKRYEFCSENCQNKFALDLNSYIEKMNKVEPTYRTTSDGIEKLTLPINGLHCTSCVNTIEKEVKKLPGIRVARVNYATEMAHVEYMNGETASKRLSGQLKSRLSDRTVNSEDRNKRNVLRIVCL; from the coding sequence ATGACACACGATCCGGTATGTGGAATGGAAGTGAAAACACCCTCGGAATATTATATTGATTTGGATGGTAAACGATATGAGTTCTGTTCTGAAAATTGCCAGAATAAATTTGCCCTCGATCTGAACAGTTACATTGAAAAAATGAATAAAGTTGAACCAACATACAGAACAACTAGTGATGGAATAGAAAAACTTACTTTACCAATAAATGGTTTGCACTGCACTTCGTGTGTAAATACAATTGAAAAAGAAGTAAAGAAGTTGCCTGGTATTAGAGTAGCTCGTGTTAATTATGCAACAGAGATGGCACACGTTGAATATATGAACGGTGAAACAGCATCGAAGAGATTATCGGGGCAATTAAAAAGCCGGCTATCAGACAGGACAGTCAACTCTGAAGATAGGAATAAGAGGAATGTATTGCGGATCGTGTGTCTCTAA
- a CDS encoding cupredoxin domain-containing protein, with translation MALDQILVIIGGLTLSTWVAWYFWFSEKKAVKIQTAEGGIQEAIIKVKGGYMPDVLIFESGKPIKLNFIREETAACTEEVVFSDFNKKATLTPFKTIPVELKIDKPGEYGFQCGMGMVKGKLIVQ, from the coding sequence ATGGCACTCGATCAAATATTAGTAATTATAGGTGGACTTACTTTATCAACGTGGGTTGCCTGGTATTTCTGGTTTTCAGAAAAGAAAGCAGTAAAAATTCAGACTGCAGAAGGCGGGATTCAGGAAGCTATAATAAAAGTAAAAGGCGGCTATATGCCGGATGTTTTGATTTTTGAATCGGGCAAACCAATAAAATTAAATTTTATAAGAGAAGAAACAGCCGCCTGTACAGAAGAGGTTGTTTTCTCTGATTTTAATAAAAAAGCAACTCTTACACCATTTAAAACAATTCCGGTCGAATTGAAAATTGATAAACCGGGTGAATATGGATTTCAATGTGGAATGGGAATGGTAAAAGGGAAATTGATTGTGCAATAA
- a CDS encoding YHS domain-containing protein produces the protein MWNGNGKREIDCAINSLLLSISLEGDDKMNQENFIRDVVCGMYLITTEGCKVSDVNGEKYYFCCETCKEEFDKNMDKYIDGIPANKKGEKNPSKVEWERDPVCGERININDAKGMSIYKNEKYYFCCITCKKVFDNNPAAYADKEEGYFDPNNPNDFLDGRFRIL, from the coding sequence ATGTGGAATGGGAATGGTAAAAGGGAAATTGATTGTGCAATAAATTCCCTTTTACTGAGTATTTCCCTGGAAGGTGATGATAAAATGAATCAGGAAAATTTTATACGTGATGTTGTTTGTGGGATGTATTTAATAACTACTGAAGGATGTAAGGTTAGTGATGTAAATGGTGAGAAATATTATTTCTGTTGTGAGACTTGTAAAGAGGAGTTCGATAAAAATATGGATAAGTATATTGATGGCATTCCAGCAAACAAAAAGGGTGAGAAAAATCCTAGTAAAGTTGAATGGGAAAGAGATCCTGTTTGTGGGGAGAGAATCAATATAAATGATGCAAAAGGTATGAGTATCTATAAAAACGAGAAATACTATTTCTGCTGTATAACCTGCAAAAAAGTCTTTGATAATAATCCAGCTGCTTATGCTGATAAAGAAGAAGGATACTTTGATCCGAATAATCCAAATGATTTCTTAGATGGAAGATTCAGGATACTTTAA